Below is a window of Clavibacter michiganensis subsp. tessellarius DNA.
AGGCCGCCGTGTGGACGCCGGGGACGATCCCGGCCGAGCCCGCCGACGTCTCCACGCCCGCTCCGGAGCTGCCCGTGTGGGAGATCCCGGACGCGGACCGCAAGCTCGGCCAGCCCGTGTCCACCCAGCGCGTCCCCGCCGGCACGCCGGTCGGCGCACCCGGCCTCGGCGCGCTTCCCTACATGTCCTTCGAGGACATCTCGCTCTCGGACGACACCGTCGCCCGCGTGAACCTCGCGAACGGCAACCTGCTGCTCACCGCGAACGACGGCACGAGCTCCGCCGCCGGCATCGGCGTCCGCGCCGACCGCTACTACAACGGCCTCTCGAGCTCCGCCGGCGCCCTCGGCGGCGGCTGGTCCTCCGTCATGAGCAACGTCGACTTCGGCCTCTCCGTGAACAGCGGCGAGACCGAGGCCACGTTCGTCGGCCCGACCGGCTTCTCCGCGAAGTTCACCAAGAACAGCGCCGGCGCGTGGGTCGCTCCGGCCGGCTTCAACGCGTCCCTGAGCAAGGGCCAGTTCACCTGGAAGCTCAAGTACAACAAGACCGGCGAGGCCTTCGATTTCGACGTCACCACGAAGCAGCTGACCTACCACACCGACCGCAACGGCATCGGCCTCACCAACGACTGGACCACGTCCGCCACGACCTACACGGTCAAGGACACCTCCGGCCGCTTCACGCGCGTGAACCACACCACCGGCTCCGACCCGAAGATCACCTCGATCGTCGACTCGGCCAACCGCACCACCACGTACACGCGGAACGGCTCCGGCCAGCTGACGAAGATCGACAAGCCCGGCGGCGCTGTCACCACCATGACGTACGACACCACGGGCCGTCTCTCGACGATGACCGTCCCGTCCGCACCCGGCACGACGACGATCACGTTCGCCTACAACACCGCGCACAAGGTCACCAAGATCACGCAGAAGTCCACGTCCCCCACCTACGGGAACAAGGCCGACGTCGTGACGGCCTTCGCCTACAACAGCGGCAACACCGTCGTCACCAACCCGAACGGCAAGGCGTCGACCTACGCGTACGACAACCAAGGCCGCGTCACCTCGACCAAGGACCCGCTGAACCGCACCCGCTCGCAGACCTGGACCGCGAACAGCGACGTCCAGACCTCGACCGACGCTCTCGGCTCCGGCAGCACGCCCGGCAACGAGACCAAGTTCCAGTACGACGGCCTCAACAACGCGACGAAGACCGAGCTGCCGACCGGCGCCGCAGCCTCGGCCGTGTACGCGGCGGGTGCCGGTTGCGCTTCGAGCGGTGGCGACTCCTTCCAGGTGAAGTGCTCCACCGATGCCAGCGGGAACACCGCCAGCTACGAATACGACACCAACGGCAACCCGACGAAGAAGAAGGACACCACCGCCGGCGGGACCGGCGCGGTCGAGTTCGAGCGCGTCTACGACAACTGGGACCACAGCATCTGCGGTGGCGCTCCCGGTCAGGTCTGCTCTGCGAAGGACGGCAACGGGAACGTCACCCGCTACGCCTACGACGGCATGTTCAACGTGATCAAGGTGACCCCGCCCGCGCCCCAGGGCGTGACGACGTACACGTACGACGCGCTCTCCCGCGTGACCAGCGTCACCGACCCGCGCGGCAAGGTGACCAAGTACGCGTACGACGTCCGCGACCGCCAGACGGTCATCACGTTCGCCAACGGCAGCACGCTCGCCAAGACGTACTACCCGAACGGGCTCGTCCAGTACGACTCCGACAGCTTCGCCGGGACCAAGCAGTTCGAATACGACACCCTCGGCCGCACCACCAGCCAGATCGGTGCACTCGCCGGCCTCAACCAGAAGTACACCTACGACGCAGCCGGCAACATCCTCACCTTCGAGGACACCAGCGGCATCACGACCAACACCTACAACGCAGCAAATGAGCTGACCAGCCAGCGCGAGCCCGGAGGCGTGTGCCCCACCAGTGGCACCCCCGCCGCCAATAGCGGATGCACGCTGTTCGAGTACGACGCCAACGGCGCCGAGACCCGACGCGTGTTCCCTGCCGGCGCGCAGATGGTGACCACCATCGACAAGTCCGGCCGCACCACCCAGGTGCAGGCCAAGAACGCCGCCGGCAACGTGACCGCCGACGTCGCCTACTCGTATGCGAAGGACGGCAAAGACACCACCACCATCCAGGCCCGCACCAGCGGCAAGGAAGAGGGCATCCCAGCCGGCGCAGTTACGGCCTACCAGTACGACTCGCTGAAGCGCCTCACGGTCGCCGAGGAGAAGGTGGGCGGCAACACCAACGCGATGTGGGCCTACGACTACGACGCCGCGGGTAACCGCACCTCGCAGACCCGCTCAGGCAACACCGGCGGCACGCAGAACACCTCGATCAGCTACGGCTATAACGCCGCGAACCAGCTCACCAGCACCAGCGCCGACACGACCCAGTGGGTGTACGACGCCGCCGGCAACCAGGTCAAGAACGGCATGACCGGAGTCGTCGCGACCTACGGCGACCGCGGCCAGGTGCAGAGCATCGGAGCGACGAACTTCGCCGCGTTCGGTGAGGGCAACACGGACACCCAGAGCGCCACGGGGGGCCGGTCCTTCTCCAACTCGATCCTCGGGCTCTCACGACAGACCAACACGTCCACCAGCCTGGTGCAGAACTACAGCCGCACGCCTTCGGGTGAAGCGGTCGGATTCCGGATCTCGTCCAGCCACTACTACGTGACCGACCTTCTCGGCTCTGTCATCGGCATGTTCTCCGGCGCGGGAATTTGGGAGGGCGGATATTCCTACAGCCCGTACGGCGAGGAGCGAGTCACGTCGACTAATAACGCGGTCGCCTTGAACTCGCTGCGCTACATCGGTGGATACCAGGAGTCGACCAACCTGTACAAGCTGGGCGCGCGCTACTACGACGCCACACTTGGACGCTTTACGCAGATGGATCCCAGCGGTCAAGAATCGCAGCCTTACGCATACGCAGGTTGCAACCCAATCAATTCCAAGGATCCGTCCGGACTCGCGCCTACAGATTGTGATAATGCAAAGTTTGGATTAGCCCTTGCCGTTGGTGGCGGACTCAGCTCTCTAGGTGTGGCAATCCTTGGTGCAGGGCTATCCGTGGAAACCGGCCCTGTCGGTCTTGCAATCGCAATCCTAGGAACAGTCGGATTTATTATCGGTGGAGTGTCCACCGTTCTTGCGGCAGGTAATGTCTTGAACGAGTGCTAGCGTTTACAGACTAATCACGGCGCGCTATGCGAGATGAATACAATCTCGCATAGCGCGTTGTGTCGTATATACGTCGTGTTCATGTATCTCAGTCCACCCAACCACAAACCGGCCGTGTCCATACTGAGTTCGGGTGTTAGTCTTTCTGCTTTTGGCCACGAGCCAGCTTGCGCATCGTGAGCAACACCCCTGCGCCCGCCAATCCAAATACTATTCCCCCAATAATAAAGATGGCTACCAAGGATCCTGCATCCGCGTAGCTGTCTTGGTGTGCCAAGATATTAACCCCCAAGCCCACTCCCCCAATCATCAGCAAAAAGCTAATAACAGCACATATTAGTAGCATAATTAACGAGGCCTTGGTTTTCTTACTTATATTCATTGCTCCAGTATGCCGCAACAAACCCCCGTTGGTACCGCCGAGTGGAGGCCCCAATCCCGGTGCCAGTGCCCTCTCGTACGCTCGTCGACGAGCGCGGCCGGGCGCTCCGACATCGACCTGATCGACGAAGGGGACCACCCGGTGAACAAGGTGAAGGGCAACGTGACGCGCCTGGTGCACGACGTCGAGACGCACCCCTGGGCGCACCAGGAGGCCGGCTACTGGCGCGTCCAGGTCGAGGACTCCCCCGTGCTCGGGTACGTGTTGCGGGTCCGTGCGGAGCTCGGGGACCCGTTCACGTACGAGGTCTACGTCGACGCCCGGAACGATCGGGGGCAGCGGATCTGGGTCCACCGGGAGGCGTCCTTGAACGCGGCCGTGGCCTGGATGATGCAGCGCGCGGGCGAGCTGGTCGCCTTCGCGCGAGAGCGGGACGTCGACGGCCGGCCAACACCAGAGGTGGACGGTCGTTAGCGCTAGCGGCCGTAACGCTAACGAGGCGCGTCGGGTTGCACGTCTAGTCGAGGGGTTGGACGTAGAGGATGACGTGCCCGTCCGGGATCCCCTGGCGGAGCTGCTCGACGGCCGCCCAGCTCGAGGGGGCGTCGACGGTGACGAGCTCGGCGCTGCTCTCCGTGCGGGGCCGGTGCGCGAGCTCGTAGGTCATCTACCCAGGCTGGCCATTGGGCACCACGGCGCTGATCAGCTGCGGAATAGCTTCAGGCATTTGGCGGGCAAGCAAGTTAAAGCCGCCGGAGGGCCCTAAGGTAAAGCCTCGCTCGGGGCGTAAATAATTAACAGCAAAGCAGGCCTAGGTTGCCCATGTGTGGCGAAACCAGGCCTGCTTTGCCGTACAGGCATCAGTAGCGGAACGTTGATGATGACCGTGATGACCTGCAGCGTCACATTCGCTGATCTGGACGTCATGGAAGAGGGCATCCCGGCCGGTGCGGTCACCGCGTACCAGTACGACTCGATGAAGCGCCTCACGGTCGCCGAGGAGAAGGCTGGCGGCAGCACCAACGCGATGTGGGCGTACGCCTACGACGCCGCGGGCAACCGCACCTCGCAGACCCGGTCCGGGAACACCGGCGGCAC
It encodes the following:
- a CDS encoding RHS repeat-associated core domain-containing protein, which codes for MRCTIAVIATSAVMITGLGTMPASAETAAGPVQFEDQTQDPAQVNKQMQDEAQKAAKAAVWTPGTIPAEPADVSTPAPELPVWEIPDADRKLGQPVSTQRVPAGTPVGAPGLGALPYMSFEDISLSDDTVARVNLANGNLLLTANDGTSSAAGIGVRADRYYNGLSSSAGALGGGWSSVMSNVDFGLSVNSGETEATFVGPTGFSAKFTKNSAGAWVAPAGFNASLSKGQFTWKLKYNKTGEAFDFDVTTKQLTYHTDRNGIGLTNDWTTSATTYTVKDTSGRFTRVNHTTGSDPKITSIVDSANRTTTYTRNGSGQLTKIDKPGGAVTTMTYDTTGRLSTMTVPSAPGTTTITFAYNTAHKVTKITQKSTSPTYGNKADVVTAFAYNSGNTVVTNPNGKASTYAYDNQGRVTSTKDPLNRTRSQTWTANSDVQTSTDALGSGSTPGNETKFQYDGLNNATKTELPTGAAASAVYAAGAGCASSGGDSFQVKCSTDASGNTASYEYDTNGNPTKKKDTTAGGTGAVEFERVYDNWDHSICGGAPGQVCSAKDGNGNVTRYAYDGMFNVIKVTPPAPQGVTTYTYDALSRVTSVTDPRGKVTKYAYDVRDRQTVITFANGSTLAKTYYPNGLVQYDSDSFAGTKQFEYDTLGRTTSQIGALAGLNQKYTYDAAGNILTFEDTSGITTNTYNAANELTSQREPGGVCPTSGTPAANSGCTLFEYDANGAETRRVFPAGAQMVTTIDKSGRTTQVQAKNAAGNVTADVAYSYAKDGKDTTTIQARTSGKEEGIPAGAVTAYQYDSLKRLTVAEEKVGGNTNAMWAYDYDAAGNRTSQTRSGNTGGTQNTSISYGYNAANQLTSTSADTTQWVYDAAGNQVKNGMTGVVATYGDRGQVQSIGATNFAAFGEGNTDTQSATGGRSFSNSILGLSRQTNTSTSLVQNYSRTPSGEAVGFRISSSHYYVTDLLGSVIGMFSGAGIWEGGYSYSPYGEERVTSTNNAVALNSLRYIGGYQESTNLYKLGARYYDATLGRFTQMDPSGQESQPYAYAGCNPINSKDPSGLAPTDCDNAKFGLALAVGGGLSSLGVAILGAGLSVETGPVGLAIAILGTVGFIIGGVSTVLAAGNVLNEC